From a region of the Methanoculleus receptaculi genome:
- a CDS encoding transposase, with product MSTFTNFAIRHEYASLAALGDRLGEVSGLIDWEAFRPLLADLYTNAEGRGGRPSCDVVLMIKLLVLQQWYGLSDPELERQATDRISFCHSPGIRRPFRIGQRSGCSGNAWPQPGKILRSGMSSSGNSKYKGSPSGAASCRTPRSSPPSPDMPRGEQAETRRSRDGTWAKKGSKSHFGYKLHVLMDRDYQIIRRIEATTASLHDSRIDLSRKGETVYRDKGYFGVEPRASMDKTMHRATRGHPLSIKETREGYQDDRRKDHPGARSYETNRDVKWICRTLARMEAQDEDFEARLRPLKGWRAEKVGVEKGISTISAGGVVGRVVAVRVRVLGGG from the coding sequence ATGAGTACGTTTACCAATTTCGCGATTCGGCACGAATATGCCTCTCTTGCCGCCCTGGGTGATCGACTGGGTGAGGTTAGCGGTCTGATCGACTGGGAAGCCTTCCGTCCTCTGCTTGCTGACCTCTACACAAATGCCGAGGGTCGAGGTGGTCGTCCGAGCTGTGACGTCGTTCTCATGATCAAACTGCTGGTGCTCCAGCAGTGGTATGGCCTCTCGGATCCTGAACTGGAGCGTCAGGCGACCGACCGGATCTCGTTTTGCCACTCCCCGGGTATCCGGAGACCATTCCGGATCGGTCAACGGTCTGGCTGCTCCGGGAACGCCTGGCCACAACCGGGAAAGATACTGCGATCTGGGATGAGTTCCAGCGGCAACTCGAAGTACAAGGGCTCACCATCAGGCGCGGCGTCATGCAGGACGCCTCGTTCATCACCGCCGAGCCCGGACATGCCCCGGGGCGAGCAGGCAGAGACGCGGCGCAGCCGCGACGGCACCTGGGCGAAGAAGGGGTCGAAATCCCACTTCGGCTACAAACTCCATGTCCTCATGGACAGGGACTACCAGATCATCCGCCGGATCGAGGCCACCACCGCGTCGCTCCATGACAGCAGGATCGACCTCTCCAGGAAAGGCGAGACGGTGTATCGCGACAAGGGGTATTTCGGGGTGGAGCCCCGGGCGTCCATGGACAAGACCATGCACCGGGCGACCCGCGGTCATCCGTTGTCGATCAAGGAGACCCGGGAGGGTTACCAGGATGATCGACGAAAAGACCACCCGGGAGCCCGGTCTTACGAGACGAACCGGGACGTAAAGTGGATCTGCCGGACGCTCGCGCGAATGGAGGCGCAGGACGAAGACTTCGAGGCCCGGCTCCGGCCCCTGAAGGGATGGCGGGCGGAGAAAGTAGGTGTTGAGAAGGGGATCTCAACGATCAGCGCCGGCGGGGTCGTGGGCAGGGTGGTGGCGGTGAGGGTGAGGGTGCTGGGTGGGGGATAG
- a CDS encoding transposase, whose amino-acid sequence MAFNTEFLAKKGGFEEIEPGFSLTEFLSSPYLDTIAQTIEREYYSRQVSRFHYPVILMIKLLVIKCFRKQSYVRTIRLLTEDDCFNLGAEKTEAGYLLPNPATLHNFVKYRLGVEGVERLMHLVGEAIVLWAQQERVGIIDSTPIEASRYDRYALFHPHYQVKMDKAHIFHLGPYPLTMVYSNGTDADLTHLFPLIERVEALKPKLSLVLLDTGYDSYEAHAHLWYHLNARPCIDTRDGAVIQEEGTEPRIRHWVNKLWRAGGDIHAPLTQQLRFLYQHGRVEQVGMHLRNKNLLDPEFPTLIQSRGECERIHGRIKASVTFHLKGIRHESRKLYMTLNFVAYQILLLFGLRAGLKNPTHLSALV is encoded by the coding sequence ATGGCCTTTAACACCGAGTTTTTGGCAAAAAAAGGCGGATTTGAAGAGATTGAACCAGGGTTCTCTCTCACGGAGTTCCTCAGTTCGCCCTATCTGGACACCATTGCACAGACTATTGAACGAGAATACTACTCCAGACAGGTCTCTCGGTTCCATTATCCGGTTATTCTTATGATCAAACTACTTGTCATCAAGTGTTTCAGGAAACAGTCCTATGTCCGGACAATTCGTCTCCTGACAGAGGATGATTGTTTCAACCTTGGTGCAGAGAAGACTGAAGCAGGGTATCTATTGCCCAATCCTGCAACACTCCACAATTTTGTGAAATATCGTCTCGGCGTCGAAGGTGTGGAACGGCTTATGCATCTTGTCGGTGAGGCAATTGTTCTCTGGGCACAGCAGGAGAGGGTTGGGATCATCGATTCAACTCCAATCGAAGCATCCCGGTATGACAGATATGCTCTTTTTCACCCGCATTACCAGGTTAAGATGGATAAAGCGCATATCTTCCATCTCGGACCATACCCACTCACCATGGTCTACTCGAATGGGACTGATGCGGATTTAACCCACCTTTTTCCACTTATCGAGAGAGTGGAGGCGCTGAAACCTAAACTCAGTCTTGTGCTGCTTGATACCGGATACGACTCATACGAGGCACATGCACACCTCTGGTATCATCTGAATGCTCGACCCTGTATTGATACCCGGGATGGGGCAGTGATCCAGGAAGAAGGGACGGAACCACGCATCCGGCATTGGGTCAACAAACTCTGGAGAGCAGGGGGAGATATCCATGCTCCCCTGACTCAACAGTTGCGATTCCTATACCAGCATGGAAGAGTTGAACAGGTCGGGATGCATTTGCGAAACAAGAATCTTCTCGACCCGGAATTCCCAACTCTCATACAAAGCCGCGGTGAGTGTGAACGGATACATGGCCGGATTAAGGCTTCTGTAACCTTTCACCTCAAAGGGATCCGACATGAGAGCCGGAAACTCTATATGACTCTCAACTTCGTAGCATATCAAATTCTCCTTCTGTTCGGGTTGCGCGCGGGACTGAAGAATCCAACGCACCTGAGTGCACTGGTCTGA
- the uvrC gene encoding excinuclease ABC subunit UvrC — translation MIDPATLPAEPGCYLFSDEGGNVIYVGKARNLRKRVSSYFSRHDLDPKTARLVDAIAGIDFIVTDTEVEAFILENTLIKKHQPKYNIDLKDSKTYAYIHITDEPFPRIHVARGPDENGRYYGPFVSARERDDLLRLLKSLFGLRSCRRLPRRACLRAHIGSCSAPCIGRIGEEEYGERVRRAEAVLKGDIGGLIRTLRDEMAAHAERLDYERAMDLRDQITALERLRERQHVDRQKTYNEDIINYIRSDGTVYLMLFNVDRGTLAGKHQYTFDETEGFLEEFLARYYADHEPPEEVILPEPVDDAVAIYLSHLRGGKVRLVVPQRGEKKNLLDLVGKNVEITFFGDRIKLEELRRRLHLPSLPVAIECFDISHLSGTAMVGSMVRFYCGKPDRRNYRRFRIRSVEGIDDFAAIAEVVRRRYTRLKKEDGEFPDLILIDGGKGQLTAATAVLRELGVSIPIAAIAKREEEVFIPGFSHPLPLDRHEKASLFIQEIRDEAHRFAITYHRNLRRKTVAP, via the coding sequence ATGATCGACCCTGCAACCCTTCCGGCTGAACCTGGCTGTTACCTCTTCTCCGACGAGGGGGGGAACGTCATCTACGTGGGTAAGGCTAGGAACCTCCGGAAGCGCGTCTCAAGTTACTTCTCCCGCCACGACCTCGACCCGAAGACTGCACGCCTGGTGGACGCCATCGCCGGGATCGACTTCATCGTCACAGACACCGAGGTTGAGGCGTTCATCCTGGAGAACACCCTGATAAAGAAACACCAGCCGAAGTACAACATCGACCTGAAGGACTCGAAGACCTACGCCTACATCCACATCACCGACGAACCGTTCCCAAGGATCCATGTCGCCCGGGGACCCGACGAAAACGGTCGTTACTACGGGCCGTTTGTTTCGGCGAGAGAACGTGACGACCTTCTCCGGCTCTTAAAATCGCTATTTGGGCTCCGTTCATGCCGTCGCCTTCCCCGGCGGGCGTGCCTGCGGGCGCACATCGGCTCGTGCAGCGCCCCCTGTATCGGGAGGATCGGCGAGGAGGAGTACGGGGAGAGAGTCCGGAGGGCCGAGGCCGTCCTCAAAGGTGATATCGGCGGGCTCATCCGGACGCTCAGGGATGAGATGGCGGCGCATGCGGAACGCCTCGATTACGAACGGGCGATGGATCTCCGTGACCAGATCACTGCTCTTGAGCGGTTGCGCGAACGTCAACATGTCGACCGGCAGAAGACCTACAACGAGGATATCATCAACTATATCAGAAGCGATGGAACCGTCTATCTGATGCTCTTCAACGTTGACCGGGGGACGCTTGCCGGGAAGCACCAGTACACCTTCGATGAGACTGAAGGTTTCCTCGAGGAGTTCCTGGCCCGCTACTACGCCGACCATGAACCGCCGGAGGAGGTGATCCTCCCCGAACCTGTGGACGATGCGGTCGCCATCTACCTCTCCCACCTCAGGGGCGGGAAGGTCCGTCTTGTGGTGCCGCAACGAGGGGAGAAGAAGAACCTGCTGGACCTTGTCGGAAAGAACGTCGAGATCACATTCTTCGGCGACCGGATCAAACTAGAGGAGCTCAGACGCCGTCTCCACCTCCCGAGCCTACCGGTCGCGATCGAGTGTTTTGACATATCCCACCTTTCAGGGACGGCGATGGTTGGATCGATGGTCAGGTTCTACTGTGGAAAACCCGACCGGCGCAACTACCGCCGGTTCCGGATCAGGTCGGTCGAGGGCATCGACGACTTCGCAGCGATCGCAGAGGTCGTGCGCCGGCGCTACACCCGTTTGAAGAAAGAGGATGGGGAATTCCCGGACCTCATCCTGATCGACGGCGGAAAAGGGCAGCTGACAGCGGCAACCGCCGTGCTCCGGGAACTCGGGGTCAGCATCCCCATCGCGGCCATCGCCAAGCGTGAAGAGGAGGTCTTTATACCGGGTTTCTCCCACCCACTGCCGCTTGACCGCCACGAGAAGGCGTCACTCTTCATTCAGGAGATCCGCGACGAGGCGCACAGGTTTGCGATCACCTACCACAGGAACCTGCGGAGGAAGACGGTGGCACCATGA
- a CDS encoding type II toxin-antitoxin system HicA family toxin, giving the protein MRMSKATPGDKVGAVVPLHDELKIGTLRGVLKLAKIDPDDFARYL; this is encoded by the coding sequence GTGCGCATGTCAAAGGCGACGCCCGGCGATAAGGTTGGGGCAGTCGTCCCGTTGCACGACGAGCTGAAGATAGGCACGCTCCGCGGGGTTCTGAAGCTGGCGAAGATTGATCCCGACGATTTTGCCCGGTATCTCTGA
- a CDS encoding type II toxin-antitoxin system HicB family antitoxin, translated as MRTFTAVLYREEDMYIAECPEVGTVSQGRTVEEAVANLKEATELYLEESLLEDGRRLIITTFEVTEGARA; from the coding sequence ATGAGGACGTTCACGGCAGTGCTCTACAGGGAAGAGGATATGTACATCGCGGAGTGCCCGGAGGTCGGCACCGTCAGCCAGGGCCGGACGGTGGAGGAGGCGGTAGCCAACCTCAAAGAGGCTACGGAGCTGTACTTAGAAGAATCCCTGCTGGAAGACGGGAGAAGGCTGATCATCACGACGTTTGAGGTGACCGAGGGTGCCCGGGCTTAA
- the uvrA gene encoding excinuclease ABC subunit UvrA produces MKKIIIRGAREHNLNNITVELPRDRLIVLTGVSGSGKSTLAFDTIYAEGQRRYVESLSAYARQFLGLMQKPDVDSIEGLSPAISIEQKTTSKNPRSTVGTVTEVYDYLRLLFARVGKPFCPEHQIPIEAQSPEKIADRIASTMTGTVTILAPIVRQKKGTYQQVFRDLNREGYARVRVNGEIRRTDEEITLERYRKHDIEVVIDRLSVDERSRLAEAVENALEKAGGLVIAVDSEGREETCSSLMACPVCGIAFEELQPRMFSFNSPFGACEECNGLGIRMEFDPDLIIPDRNKCIAEGAVALYRNYVDGYRVHHLAAVADRYGFSLLTPIKDLTEQQYRVLMYGSNERLRFSVEARNGDSSWSHTGRWEGLVPQAERLHSQTRSDYRRRELEKFMRVLPCPRCGGRRLKEKVLAVKVAGKSIVDVTDLSITEALSFFRTLDLTETEREIAKQVLKEIIARLEFLEQVGVGYLTLSRSAGSLSGGEAQRIRLATQIGSNLTGVLYVLDEPSIGLHQRDNRKLLETLRHLRDLGNTLIVVEHDEETIRSADWVVDMGPGAGLHGGEIVAEGPPEVIAATPGSLTGRYLAGDLKIEVPARRRRSDRFIRLSGCRANNLKEIDVRIPIGVLTVVTGVSGSGKSTLIYDTLYRALMQRLHNSREPAGEFDSLTFDEEIDKVIVIDQSPIGRTPRSNPATYTKVFDEIRKVFAGTKEAKVRGYNAGRFSFNVRGGRCEACQGEGLIKIEMNFLPDVYVECEECRGKRYNRETLEVKYRGKSIADVLDMSVEEALALFENVPSIRNKLETLSRVGLGYINLGQSSTTLSGGEAQRIKLTRELSKRATGRTLYLLDEPTTGLHFHDVKNLIAVLDDLVARGNTMVVIEHNLDVIKSADYIIDLGPEGGDAGGEVIATGTPEEVAEVEGSHTGAFLKKILKQ; encoded by the coding sequence ATGAAGAAGATCATCATCAGGGGGGCGCGGGAACACAACCTCAACAACATAACCGTCGAACTCCCGCGCGACCGACTCATCGTCCTCACTGGTGTATCCGGCTCAGGAAAATCCACGCTTGCCTTTGACACCATCTACGCCGAGGGGCAGCGGCGCTACGTGGAGTCGCTCTCCGCCTACGCGCGACAGTTCCTGGGTCTGATGCAGAAACCAGACGTCGACAGCATCGAAGGGCTCTCTCCTGCCATATCCATCGAACAGAAGACTACATCAAAGAATCCACGGAGCACCGTCGGCACCGTCACCGAGGTCTACGACTACCTGCGGCTCCTCTTTGCCCGGGTTGGAAAACCCTTCTGCCCGGAGCACCAGATCCCCATAGAGGCGCAGTCACCTGAGAAGATCGCCGACCGGATCGCCTCCACGATGACCGGGACGGTCACCATCCTTGCCCCGATAGTCCGGCAGAAGAAGGGGACATACCAGCAGGTTTTCCGCGACCTCAACCGTGAGGGTTATGCGCGAGTCCGGGTGAACGGGGAGATCCGGCGTACAGACGAGGAGATCACCCTGGAACGTTACCGCAAACACGACATCGAGGTTGTCATCGACCGCCTCTCCGTCGACGAGCGCTCAAGGCTTGCCGAGGCCGTCGAGAACGCCCTTGAAAAGGCCGGAGGGCTGGTCATCGCCGTCGACAGCGAGGGGCGCGAGGAGACCTGTTCCTCGCTCATGGCCTGTCCGGTCTGCGGGATTGCGTTTGAAGAACTCCAGCCCCGGATGTTCTCCTTCAACAGCCCGTTCGGTGCCTGTGAGGAGTGCAACGGCCTCGGGATCCGGATGGAGTTCGACCCCGACCTTATAATACCTGACAGGAACAAATGCATCGCCGAGGGCGCCGTCGCGCTCTACCGGAACTACGTTGACGGCTACCGGGTGCACCACCTCGCTGCGGTGGCCGACCGATACGGGTTCTCCCTCCTGACGCCGATAAAGGATCTGACCGAACAACAGTATCGGGTACTTATGTATGGCTCGAACGAGCGACTCCGGTTCTCGGTGGAGGCAAGGAACGGCGACTCCTCATGGTCACATACCGGCAGATGGGAGGGGCTTGTGCCCCAGGCAGAGCGGCTCCACAGCCAGACGAGATCGGATTACCGGCGCCGGGAACTCGAGAAGTTCATGCGCGTCCTCCCATGCCCAAGATGCGGCGGCCGGAGGCTCAAGGAGAAGGTCCTCGCCGTGAAGGTCGCCGGGAAGTCCATCGTCGATGTCACCGACCTCTCCATAACCGAGGCGCTTTCGTTCTTCAGGACGCTAGACCTTACCGAGACCGAGCGCGAGATCGCAAAACAGGTCCTCAAAGAGATAATCGCCCGTCTCGAGTTTCTGGAGCAGGTGGGTGTCGGCTACCTGACGCTCTCGCGGAGTGCCGGGAGCCTCTCCGGCGGCGAGGCGCAGCGGATACGCCTGGCAACACAGATCGGATCAAACCTCACAGGTGTTCTCTACGTCCTGGATGAGCCCTCAATCGGGCTGCACCAGCGCGACAACCGGAAACTGCTCGAGACCCTCCGACACCTCCGTGACCTTGGCAACACCCTGATCGTGGTTGAGCACGACGAGGAGACCATCCGGAGCGCCGACTGGGTTGTGGACATGGGACCTGGAGCAGGGCTCCACGGCGGCGAGATAGTCGCGGAAGGTCCGCCAGAAGTCATCGCGGCGACACCGGGTTCGCTCACGGGGAGGTACCTTGCGGGCGATCTAAAGATCGAGGTCCCCGCCAGGCGCAGGAGGAGCGATCGGTTCATCCGGCTCTCCGGATGCCGGGCAAACAACCTCAAGGAGATCGATGTCAGGATTCCGATCGGCGTCCTGACGGTTGTAACCGGTGTCTCGGGTTCAGGGAAGTCAACGCTCATCTACGACACACTCTACCGCGCACTGATGCAGCGGCTCCATAACTCACGCGAACCCGCCGGCGAGTTTGATAGCCTCACGTTTGATGAAGAGATCGACAAGGTGATAGTCATAGACCAGAGCCCCATCGGCCGGACGCCGCGCTCGAACCCGGCAACCTACACCAAGGTCTTTGACGAGATCAGGAAGGTCTTTGCCGGGACAAAGGAGGCAAAGGTCAGGGGCTACAACGCCGGGCGGTTCTCGTTCAATGTGCGCGGCGGGCGGTGCGAGGCCTGCCAGGGAGAAGGACTCATCAAGATCGAGATGAACTTCCTCCCCGATGTCTACGTCGAGTGCGAGGAGTGCCGGGGAAAACGTTACAACCGCGAGACGCTTGAGGTGAAGTACAGGGGTAAATCAATCGCCGATGTCCTCGATATGAGCGTCGAGGAGGCGCTTGCCCTCTTTGAGAACGTCCCCTCCATCAGGAACAAACTCGAGACACTCTCCAGGGTAGGGCTTGGCTACATCAACCTCGGGCAGAGTTCCACGACCCTCTCTGGCGGCGAGGCGCAGAGGATCAAGCTGACCCGTGAACTCTCGAAGCGGGCGACTGGAAGGACGCTCTACCTCCTCGACGAACCGACTACGGGGCTGCACTTCCATGATGTGAAGAACCTGATCGCCGTCCTGGACGATCTTGTGGCCCGGGGGAACACCATGGTCGTGATCGAGCATAACCTGGATGTCATAAAGTCAGCCGACTACATCATCGACCTGGGGCCCGAGGGCGGGGACGCCGGCGGCGAGGTCATCGCGACTGGAACCCCTGAAGAGGTCGCGGAAGTTGAGGGGAGCCACACCGGGGCGTTCTTGAAAAAGATACTGAAACAATGA
- the uvrB gene encoding excinuclease ABC subunit UvrB, with the protein MTGFQLTADFAPTGSQPEAIRKLTAGIESGERFQTLLGVTGSGKTFTIANVIQNVQKPTLVLAHNKTLAAQLYNEFRSFFPGNRVEYFVSYYDYYQPESYIPKRDLYIEKDAQINPRIEQMRLSATASVLSRPDTIVVASVSCIYGLGNPENFRGLGFELKVGDRMRRDDILRKLVDIQFERNDIELAPGRFRARGDTIDLITGYFSNIIRIELFGDEIDRISEIDKTSGERVETMDYFFVYPARHFVVPEETKERAIASIVEELDEWLPNLGMIEAHRLRQRTLYDIEMIRETGTCKGIENYSRHFDGRKPGEQPYCLLDYFPHDFLMVIDESHQTLPQVRGMYHGDYSRKKALVEYGFRLPSAFDNRPLKFNEFTDYMRTVIFVSATPGDYELKRSTVVEQIIRPTGLVDPAVDVRPIEGQIPDVMAEIRATIERGDRVLLTTLTKRLAEELSDYLAGQGIKTRYLHSEIDTLERTEIIRQLRLGKYDVLVGINLLREGLDIPEVGLVGILDADKEGFLRDARSLIQTIGRAARNVNSKVVLYADTMTDSIRRALAETERRRAMQIDYNVQHGITPQTIRKPIREKEVDIKDIRHVPKAEIPNLVIELEAEMREAAERLEFERAIALRDTIRRLQGEGAAKKARG; encoded by the coding sequence ATGACCGGGTTTCAACTTACAGCGGATTTTGCGCCAACCGGGTCCCAGCCCGAAGCCATCCGGAAACTCACCGCCGGCATCGAGAGCGGCGAGCGGTTCCAGACGCTGCTCGGGGTGACCGGATCGGGCAAGACCTTCACGATAGCAAACGTGATCCAGAACGTCCAGAAACCCACCCTGGTTCTCGCCCACAACAAGACGCTTGCGGCCCAGCTCTACAACGAGTTCAGATCATTCTTCCCTGGCAACAGGGTGGAATATTTTGTCTCATACTACGACTACTACCAGCCCGAGTCCTACATCCCGAAACGCGACCTCTACATCGAGAAGGACGCCCAGATCAACCCGAGGATCGAGCAGATGCGGCTTTCTGCCACCGCCTCTGTCCTCTCCCGTCCTGATACCATAGTAGTCGCCTCGGTCTCATGCATCTACGGTCTTGGAAACCCCGAGAACTTCCGGGGGCTGGGGTTCGAGTTGAAGGTCGGCGACCGGATGAGGCGTGATGATATCCTCCGGAAGCTCGTGGATATCCAGTTTGAGAGGAACGATATCGAACTTGCTCCTGGCCGGTTCCGGGCGCGCGGCGACACAATCGACCTTATCACCGGCTACTTCAGCAACATCATAAGGATCGAACTCTTTGGGGACGAGATCGACCGGATCAGCGAGATCGATAAGACCTCAGGAGAGCGGGTCGAGACGATGGACTACTTCTTCGTCTACCCCGCCCGCCACTTTGTCGTCCCGGAGGAGACAAAAGAGCGGGCGATCGCATCGATCGTGGAGGAACTCGATGAATGGCTCCCGAACCTGGGGATGATCGAGGCGCACCGGTTGCGCCAGCGGACGCTCTACGACATCGAGATGATCCGGGAGACCGGGACGTGTAAGGGGATCGAGAACTACTCACGCCACTTCGATGGGAGGAAACCCGGGGAACAGCCCTACTGTCTGCTGGACTACTTCCCGCACGATTTCCTGATGGTGATCGATGAGAGTCACCAGACCCTCCCGCAGGTGCGCGGGATGTACCATGGCGACTACTCAAGGAAGAAAGCGCTTGTGGAATACGGGTTTCGCCTCCCCTCGGCGTTTGACAACAGGCCGTTGAAGTTCAACGAGTTTACAGACTACATGCGGACGGTTATCTTCGTCTCGGCAACTCCGGGTGACTACGAACTGAAACGCTCAACCGTCGTTGAGCAGATCATCCGGCCGACGGGGCTTGTTGACCCGGCGGTGGATGTCCGGCCGATCGAGGGGCAGATCCCGGACGTTATGGCGGAGATCAGGGCCACCATCGAGCGCGGCGACCGGGTGCTTCTGACGACGCTCACAAAAAGGCTTGCAGAAGAACTCTCGGACTACCTGGCCGGCCAGGGTATAAAGACACGTTACCTCCACTCCGAGATCGATACCCTCGAGCGGACGGAGATCATCCGGCAGTTGCGCCTTGGGAAGTACGATGTGCTGGTCGGGATAAACCTTCTGCGTGAGGGGCTCGATATCCCCGAGGTTGGACTGGTCGGGATCCTGGACGCCGACAAAGAGGGGTTCCTGCGCGATGCCCGGAGCCTGATCCAGACGATCGGGCGGGCCGCGAGGAACGTTAACTCAAAGGTAGTGCTCTACGCCGACACAATGACCGACTCTATCAGGAGAGCCCTGGCGGAGACAGAGCGGCGGCGGGCGATGCAGATTGACTACAACGTTCAGCACGGGATCACGCCACAGACAATCAGGAAACCGATCCGCGAAAAGGAGGTTGATATCAAGGATATAAGGCACGTCCCGAAGGCCGAGATCCCGAACCTGGTCATCGAGCTCGAGGCCGAGATGCGGGAAGCAGCAGAACGCCTGGAGTTCGAGCGGGCGATTGCCCTCCGCGACACGATCCGGAGACTGCAGGGGGAGGGGGCGGCAAAGAAGGCCCGGGGGTGA
- a CDS encoding ferritin-like domain-containing protein: MKPEDFEKIISSAIDSEVESYTFYKSVADRAKDKSLKTIFLDLAEDEKGHREYLQQVLTRGLKEMHFIDAPDYKVTDAFDEPELSVDMKPLDGLLLAIKKELQAAQMYSRLARASADAEQKMVFEQLANMEKGHKARLEDIYTNMAYPEVW, from the coding sequence ATGAAACCCGAGGATTTTGAGAAGATCATCAGCAGTGCCATAGACAGCGAGGTGGAATCGTACACCTTCTACAAATCGGTTGCCGACAGGGCGAAGGACAAAAGCCTGAAGACCATCTTCCTCGACCTCGCCGAGGACGAGAAGGGTCACCGTGAGTATCTGCAGCAGGTGCTGACCCGCGGGCTAAAGGAGATGCACTTCATAGACGCTCCCGACTACAAGGTCACCGACGCTTTCGACGAGCCCGAACTCTCCGTCGATATGAAGCCGCTCGACGGTCTGCTCCTGGCCATCAAGAAAGAACTGCAGGCTGCCCAGATGTACTCCAGGTTGGCCAGAGCCTCTGCAGACGCAGAGCAGAAGATGGTCTTTGAGCAGCTCGCCAACATGGAGAAGGGGCACAAAGCCCGGCTCGAGGATATCTACACGAACATGGCATACCCCGAGGTGTGGTGA